Proteins encoded by one window of Lathyrus oleraceus cultivar Zhongwan6 chromosome 1, CAAS_Psat_ZW6_1.0, whole genome shotgun sequence:
- the LOC127115515 gene encoding uncharacterized protein LOC127115515 — protein MKHLSTFQPNVQKQNTATIKELDLFPVAPDLSCVLTLALPISIGGGLSRIQRVGSRSLAPRKASNASTSRKRRNLIPNYEKLSPILQAVMRFDHVTMEENRHAMSSSTSPILGGESMQNPIDVDLQVVGQPSSSTINSVVDTTLTLGIPGLTTHSFSRDRGGHEQYNLQLTLGRECLF, from the exons ATGAAACATCTTTCAACCTTTCAACCTAATGTCCAAAAACAAAATACCGCTACTATTAAGGAACTTGACCTCTTTCCAGTAGCCCCCGATCTAAGTTGTGTGCTCACCTTAGCTCTTCCTATTTCAATAGGTGGTGGTCTCAGTAGGATTCAACGAGTTGGATCGCGATCTCTGGCTCCAAGAAAAGCCTCAAACGCTTCTACTTCTAGGAAGCGTAGAAATCTCATTCCAAATTAT GAAAAGTTAAGCCCTATCCTTCAAGCTGTGATGCGGTTTGACCATGTAACCATGGAAGAAAATCGACATGCTATGTCTTCATCGACCTCACCTATTCTTGGTGGGGAATCGATGCAAAATCCCATTGATGTTGATCTTCAAGTAGTGGGTCAACCATCGTCGTCAACAATCAATAGTGTCGTGGACACCACACTGACACTTGGGATTCCAGGATTAACTACTCATAGTTTTTCTAGAGATAGAGGAGGGCATGAACAATATAATCTACAGTTGACACTAGGACGTGAATGCCTCTTTTAA